From Rhodovastum atsumiense, a single genomic window includes:
- a CDS encoding nucleotidyltransferase family protein has product MTQEERAGGEAPAPTEAVVIDAAAYPSPVSPEAEAFFAEALRELVASRVPFLLSGTYAVAAYTGIARPTKDLDIFCRAGDLARILGHFRNLGDAIAIEDERWIGKVRRGAHFFDVIFASANGTMPVNDQWFAEARQVEILGTQVRIVAPTELIWSKAFIQLRHRYDGPDVAHVILRQHDQVDWRRLLGAMEAHWEVLLMHLLNFRWIYPSERDRIPRWLLDELFERLRLQLDMPPSQMKVCRGRMFSRVDYQIDVQQWGFADVGGDGEWRHD; this is encoded by the coding sequence ATGACCCAGGAGGAGAGGGCAGGTGGCGAGGCCCCGGCGCCGACGGAGGCGGTGGTGATCGATGCGGCAGCGTACCCATCCCCGGTCTCGCCCGAGGCCGAGGCCTTCTTCGCCGAGGCGTTGCGCGAGCTGGTGGCAAGCAGGGTGCCGTTTCTGCTGTCCGGCACCTATGCCGTCGCCGCCTATACCGGCATCGCCCGGCCGACCAAGGATCTCGACATCTTCTGCCGCGCCGGGGATCTCGCGCGCATCCTCGGGCATTTCCGTAACCTCGGCGATGCGATCGCGATCGAGGACGAACGCTGGATCGGCAAGGTGCGGCGCGGCGCGCATTTCTTCGACGTGATCTTCGCCTCGGCCAACGGCACCATGCCGGTCAACGACCAGTGGTTCGCCGAGGCGCGGCAGGTGGAGATCCTCGGCACCCAGGTGCGCATCGTCGCCCCCACCGAGCTGATCTGGTCGAAGGCCTTCATCCAGTTGCGCCATCGCTATGACGGGCCGGACGTGGCGCATGTGATCCTGCGCCAGCACGACCAGGTCGACTGGCGCCGGCTGCTGGGCGCGATGGAGGCGCACTGGGAGGTGCTGCTGATGCACCTGTTGAATTTCCGCTGGATCTATCCCTCGGAGCGCGACCGCATCCCGCGCTGGCTGCTCGATGAGCTGTTCGAGCGCCTGCGCCTGCAGCTCGACATGCCGCCCTCGCAGATGAAGGTGTGCCGCGGGCGGATGTTTTCGCGCGTCGATTACCAGATCGACGTGCAGCAATGGGGATTTGCCGATGTCGGTGGCGACGGGGAGTGGCGGCATGACTGA
- a CDS encoding lysylphosphatidylglycerol synthase domain-containing protein: protein MPFSLIAIILGGGAIIGFIAWFGAQTIGAEVIAAGWAVPITAALLCLQLWLSAIAWRLSVGVQTVRMAHWFRIRWIREAVNSLLPVAQLGGNIVGIRLLVHRGVSGPQAGAGTTLDLTIEAGTQVLFTLAGFALLAAIDPDESWMPWVQGGLITGALGIGGFIIAQRAGLMRLVERSAGLLKRLFPNLPLELVRGLHGELMRLQRDRVAVAKAVALHLLAWTLGSLEVWLALHAMGIDVSWEQAFVIESLGQAARSAGFAVPGALGVQEAGFILVCGLFDITPDTAIALSMVKRARELAVGLPGLVAWQWAEGKRILRRRRAAMDDL, encoded by the coding sequence GTGCCGTTTAGTCTGATCGCCATCATCCTCGGCGGCGGAGCCATCATTGGCTTCATCGCCTGGTTCGGAGCCCAGACGATCGGCGCCGAAGTGATCGCCGCCGGCTGGGCCGTGCCGATCACCGCCGCGCTGCTGTGCCTGCAGCTCTGGCTTTCCGCCATCGCCTGGCGCCTTTCCGTCGGCGTGCAAACCGTGCGCATGGCGCATTGGTTCCGCATCCGCTGGATCCGCGAGGCAGTGAACTCGCTGTTGCCGGTCGCCCAGCTCGGCGGCAACATCGTCGGCATCCGGCTGCTGGTGCACCGTGGCGTCTCCGGGCCGCAGGCCGGGGCGGGCACCACGCTTGACCTCACCATCGAAGCCGGCACGCAGGTGCTGTTCACCCTGGCCGGCTTCGCCCTGCTCGCCGCCATCGACCCCGACGAAAGCTGGATGCCCTGGGTTCAGGGCGGGCTGATCACCGGCGCCCTCGGCATCGGTGGCTTCATCATCGCCCAGCGCGCCGGGCTGATGCGGCTGGTCGAACGCAGCGCCGGCCTGCTGAAGCGCCTGTTCCCCAACCTGCCCCTCGAACTGGTGCGCGGTCTGCACGGCGAGCTGATGCGCCTGCAACGCGACCGCGTGGCCGTCGCGAAGGCAGTCGCATTGCACCTGCTGGCCTGGACGCTCGGCTCGCTGGAAGTGTGGCTGGCGCTGCACGCCATGGGCATCGATGTCAGTTGGGAACAGGCCTTCGTCATCGAAAGCCTGGGCCAGGCCGCCCGCAGCGCCGGCTTCGCCGTGCCGGGTGCGCTCGGCGTGCAGGAAGCGGGATTCATCCTGGTCTGCGGCCTGTTCGACATCACCCCGGACACCGCCATCGCCCTGTCGATGGTCAAGCGCGCCCGCGAACTCGCGGTCGGATTGCCCGGACTGGTGGCGTGGCAATGGGCCGAAGGCAAACGCATCCTTCGCCGTCGCCGCGCCGCAATGGACGACCTGTAG
- a CDS encoding glutamate--tRNA ligase codes for MTRPRQGSRPCVRFAAPLTGPLHIGSARIALGSWLLARRHGGRFILRLDDLEHPEAAAQHEAALLADLEWLGLDWDEVVRQSDRRDRHAAAITRLQERGRLYPCFESEAELNAKRELRHRRQQATVYDRAMLKMTPAQRAAAEAGGKQPYWRLRLSDRVLTWPDLVLGRGEARLPAISDPVLVRADGTPMPTLASAVDDIDLGITHLLRGEELLGTTGVQIDLMAALDADPDAIAFAHLHPLAAGSGRNARLPTLRGLRQDGIEPTALAASLARPGATEPAAVRDLIDGFDLRRFARADAFDLRPLLALNRLALRDLPFAAVADRLPHGATEAFWLAVRGRIDLLTEARGYWDVVAGTIVPPVIEGEGAFLRTALATLPPEPWDEMVWDAWIGALARATGRDGEALAQPLLLALTGEDHGPDLGALLPLIGRARAAQRLEIAVS; via the coding sequence ATGACCCGCCCTCGTCAGGGCAGCCGCCCGTGCGTTCGCTTCGCCGCTCCGCTCACCGGCCCGCTGCATATCGGCTCCGCCCGGATCGCGCTCGGCAGCTGGCTGCTGGCGCGGCGGCATGGTGGCCGCTTCATCCTCCGGCTCGACGACCTCGAGCATCCCGAGGCCGCCGCCCAGCACGAGGCGGCGCTGCTCGCCGACCTGGAATGGCTCGGCCTCGACTGGGACGAGGTGGTGCGCCAGTCCGACCGCCGCGACCGCCATGCTGCCGCGATCACCCGGCTGCAGGAACGCGGGCGGCTTTATCCCTGCTTCGAATCGGAAGCCGAACTCAACGCCAAGCGCGAGCTGCGCCATCGCCGCCAGCAGGCAACGGTCTACGACCGGGCCATGCTGAAAATGACGCCGGCGCAGCGCGCGGCGGCCGAGGCCGGCGGCAAGCAGCCGTACTGGCGCCTGCGCCTGTCCGACCGCGTGCTGACCTGGCCCGACCTGGTGCTCGGCCGCGGCGAAGCCAGGTTGCCGGCAATCTCCGACCCGGTGCTGGTGCGTGCCGACGGCACGCCGATGCCCACCCTGGCATCCGCGGTGGACGACATCGATCTTGGCATCACCCACCTGCTGCGCGGCGAGGAACTGCTCGGCACCACTGGGGTGCAGATCGACCTGATGGCGGCGCTCGACGCGGATCCTGATGCCATCGCCTTCGCCCACCTGCACCCGCTGGCCGCTGGCAGCGGCCGCAACGCCAGGCTGCCGACGCTGCGGGGCCTGCGCCAGGACGGCATCGAACCGACCGCCCTGGCCGCAAGCCTCGCCCGGCCCGGCGCCACTGAACCGGCCGCCGTGCGGGACCTGATCGACGGCTTCGACCTGCGCCGCTTCGCCCGCGCCGACGCCTTCGACCTGCGCCCGTTGCTGGCGCTCAACCGTCTCGCGCTGCGCGACCTGCCTTTCGCCGCGGTCGCCGACCGCCTGCCGCACGGCGCCACCGAGGCGTTCTGGCTGGCGGTGCGCGGGCGTATCGACCTGCTCACCGAGGCCCGTGGCTACTGGGATGTGGTCGCCGGTACCATCGTGCCGCCGGTGATCGAAGGGGAGGGCGCCTTCCTGCGCACCGCCCTTGCCACGCTGCCGCCCGAACCCTGGGACGAAATGGTCTGGGATGCCTGGATCGGTGCCCTGGCCCGTGCGACCGGCCGCGACGGCGAGGCCCTGGCCCAGCCGCTGCTGCTGGCGCTCACGGGGGAGGACCATGGACCCGATCTCGGGGCCCTGTTGCCACTGATCGGGCGGGCGCGGGCGGCCCAGCGCCTGGAGATCGCGGTGAGCTGA
- a CDS encoding cob(I)yrinic acid a,c-diamide adenosyltransferase: protein MVRIDRVITRGGDAGETSLGDGERVSKDSVRVEAFGSVDEANACIGVLRLHLGCDGEADAMLARIQNDLFDVGADLCVPGDAAGRLRLGAGTVERLEREVEAMNVALPALRSFVLPAGTPGATHAHVARTIVRRAERRVVALAREQPINPLVLRYFNRLSDHLFVLARRLNLPAGGDVLWVPEGNR from the coding sequence ATGGTCAGGATCGATCGGGTCATCACGCGGGGCGGCGACGCGGGCGAGACTTCGCTCGGCGACGGCGAGCGGGTGAGCAAGGATTCGGTGCGCGTGGAGGCCTTCGGCAGCGTGGACGAGGCGAATGCCTGCATCGGCGTGCTGCGGCTGCATCTCGGCTGCGACGGCGAGGCGGATGCCATGCTCGCCCGCATCCAGAACGACCTGTTCGACGTCGGCGCCGATCTGTGCGTGCCTGGCGATGCGGCGGGGCGGCTGCGGCTCGGGGCCGGCACGGTGGAGCGGTTGGAACGCGAAGTGGAGGCGATGAACGTGGCGCTGCCCGCCTTGCGCAGCTTCGTGCTGCCGGCCGGCACGCCCGGCGCCACGCATGCGCATGTCGCGCGCACGATCGTGCGGCGTGCCGAGCGGCGGGTGGTGGCGCTGGCGCGCGAGCAGCCGATCAATCCGCTGGTGCTGCGCTACTTCAACCGGCTGTCCGACCATCTCTTCGTGCTGGCGCGGCGGCTGAACCTGCCGGCGGGCGGGGATGTGCTCTGGGTGCCGGAGGGCAACCGCTGA
- a CDS encoding energy transducer TonB: MTPPLAAGPPRLPLGLPSPRRGGRPGRAIRRSVGIAKGRLREAVAISVLLHVLAAGTALEWPALFRRAVEPEMAADQGATVEVVMGGGAEAKGQATAQMMYPPPPVPPEPPSPSAPPVPSAPPAPQAPAAPPAPPMPPAPSSPPAPPAPSVPSAPPTPAAPSAPPAPAAPPAPPAPAFPFMAAEPAPEGDVSPASPPAAQLASAAPASAPSAAVPAAAAAAESPAPPKWQSAALLAGGDVGAAELVGERLRPAVGDQGNLPPVYPADSARFGEQGVVVVRMHIAPDGHVDTVELLQSSGYSRLDRAAQGALARWRFTPAVRNGVPVDSVQDLPVRFRLN, translated from the coding sequence ATGACCCCGCCCTTGGCCGCGGGGCCGCCCCGCCTGCCGCTCGGCCTGCCATCACCGCGCCGCGGCGGGCGCCCCGGACGGGCGATCCGCCGCTCTGTTGGCATCGCCAAGGGGCGGCTGCGGGAGGCGGTGGCGATCTCGGTGCTGCTGCATGTGCTGGCGGCGGGCACCGCCCTGGAATGGCCGGCATTGTTCCGGCGCGCCGTCGAGCCGGAGATGGCCGCCGACCAGGGCGCCACCGTGGAGGTGGTGATGGGCGGCGGCGCCGAAGCGAAAGGGCAGGCGACGGCGCAGATGATGTACCCGCCGCCTCCGGTTCCGCCGGAGCCTCCGTCGCCCTCCGCGCCGCCGGTGCCGTCGGCGCCCCCGGCCCCCCAGGCTCCGGCCGCTCCGCCGGCCCCGCCGATGCCGCCGGCTCCGTCCTCGCCCCCTGCGCCGCCGGCGCCGTCCGTGCCATCGGCCCCACCGACACCGGCGGCGCCATCCGCTCCGCCCGCTCCCGCCGCTCCGCCGGCGCCGCCCGCGCCGGCTTTTCCCTTTATGGCCGCGGAACCGGCCCCGGAGGGGGATGTCTCACCCGCATCGCCGCCCGCGGCCCAACTGGCGTCCGCGGCGCCTGCGTCCGCGCCCTCCGCTGCCGTGCCGGCCGCCGCGGCTGCAGCGGAGTCTCCGGCCCCGCCGAAATGGCAATCGGCTGCCTTGCTCGCGGGCGGCGACGTCGGCGCGGCCGAACTGGTTGGCGAGCGGCTGCGCCCCGCGGTCGGCGACCAGGGCAACCTGCCACCGGTCTATCCCGCGGACTCGGCGCGCTTCGGCGAACAGGGGGTCGTGGTGGTGCGGATGCACATCGCGCCGGACGGACATGTGGACACGGTCGAGCTGCTGCAAAGCTCCGGCTATTCGCGGCTGGACCGGGCGGCGCAGGGGGCGCTGGCGCGCTGGCGGTTCACGCCGGCGGTGCGCAATGGCGTGCCGGTGGACTCGGTGCAGGACCTGCCGGTGCGCTTCCGCCTGAACTGA
- a CDS encoding ABC transporter ATP-binding protein, translating to MIALRAGCVRLSGRAVLHDIDFRAQAGEVVALCGPNGAGKSTLLRALAGLLPGGVPPDPRHLGFLPQGARCAWGMTVAEVVALGRIPHGDADPAPVARAIAACGLDGLRAARVDRISGGQARRAMLARVLATEPEVMLLDEPTADLDPAAAHEIMALLRELARQGRCVLVVLHALDLATRYADRIVVMADGRIVADAPPADALPRAAAVFGLPWGSDPAPRLLPPAP from the coding sequence ATGATCGCGCTGCGGGCCGGGTGTGTGCGGCTGTCGGGACGGGCAGTGCTGCACGACATCGATTTCCGCGCGCAGGCAGGGGAGGTGGTGGCCCTGTGCGGGCCGAACGGCGCCGGCAAGTCGACGCTGCTGCGGGCGCTGGCCGGGCTGCTGCCCGGTGGCGTGCCGCCCGATCCGCGGCACCTGGGGTTCCTGCCGCAGGGGGCGCGCTGTGCCTGGGGGATGACGGTGGCCGAGGTGGTGGCGCTCGGGCGCATCCCGCATGGCGATGCCGATCCCGCCCCGGTGGCGCGGGCGATCGCCGCCTGCGGGCTGGACGGCTTGCGCGCGGCGCGGGTGGATCGCATTTCTGGGGGGCAGGCCCGCCGGGCGATGCTGGCGCGGGTGCTGGCCACGGAGCCCGAGGTCATGCTGCTCGATGAACCCACCGCCGATCTCGATCCTGCCGCGGCCCACGAGATCATGGCGTTGCTGCGCGAGCTGGCGCGACAGGGGCGGTGCGTGCTGGTGGTGCTGCACGCGCTGGACCTGGCGACGCGGTATGCCGACCGGATCGTGGTGATGGCGGACGGGCGGATCGTGGCCGACGCCCCGCCTGCCGACGCCCTGCCGCGGGCGGCCGCCGTGTTCGGCCTGCCCTGGGGGAGCGATCCGGCGCCGCGGCTGCTGCCGCCCGCGCCATGA
- a CDS encoding FecCD family ABC transporter permease: protein MIRALGAVVAALAVLSLATGAAGFGLPDPLILWQIRLPRTALAALVGAGLGLSGAVLQGALRNPLADPGLLGIGGCAGLGAVVAFYWGVSAAFAPALPLAGLAGAALGCVFLLGFAGRVTSGPSLILAGVALSALAAALLALALTLAPNPFALAEITFWLMGGLEDRTLLHLALAAGPIVLGCVVLLRLGRGLDALALGEEVAASLGVPIARTLRRAALGVALAVGAGAAVAGGIGFVGLVVPHLLRPLVGERPSALLAPSLLAGAGLLLGADLLARALPLLLPLSQEPRLGVLTALLGAPFLIRIAQKVNAGSGG, encoded by the coding sequence ATGATCCGTGCGCTCGGGGCGGTGGTGGCGGCGCTGGCGGTGCTGTCGCTGGCGACCGGGGCGGCCGGGTTCGGCCTGCCCGATCCGTTGATCCTCTGGCAGATCCGGCTGCCGCGCACCGCGCTGGCGGCGCTGGTAGGGGCGGGGCTCGGGCTGTCCGGGGCGGTGCTGCAGGGGGCGCTGCGCAATCCGCTGGCCGATCCCGGGCTGCTGGGAATCGGCGGCTGTGCCGGGCTGGGGGCGGTGGTGGCGTTCTACTGGGGGGTGTCGGCCGCCTTCGCGCCGGCGCTGCCGCTGGCCGGGCTGGCGGGGGCCGCATTGGGCTGCGTGTTCCTGCTGGGCTTCGCCGGCCGCGTCACCAGCGGGCCGTCACTGATCCTGGCCGGCGTCGCCCTTTCGGCGCTGGCCGCGGCGTTGCTGGCGCTGGCGTTGACGCTGGCCCCCAACCCGTTCGCGCTGGCGGAGATCACCTTCTGGCTGATGGGCGGGCTCGAGGACCGCACCTTGCTGCATCTGGCGCTGGCCGCCGGGCCGATCGTGCTGGGCTGCGTGGTGCTGCTGCGGCTCGGGCGGGGGCTGGATGCCCTGGCGCTCGGCGAGGAGGTGGCGGCGAGCCTCGGCGTGCCGATCGCCCGCACGCTGCGCCGGGCGGCGCTGGGCGTGGCGCTCGCGGTGGGGGCGGGGGCGGCCGTCGCGGGGGGCATCGGCTTCGTCGGGCTGGTGGTTCCGCATCTGCTGCGCCCGCTGGTGGGCGAGCGCCCCTCTGCCTTGCTGGCGCCGTCGCTGCTGGCCGGGGCGGGGTTGCTGCTGGGGGCTGACCTGCTGGCGCGGGCGCTGCCGCTGCTGCTGCCGCTGTCGCAGGAACCGCGGCTGGGCGTGCTGACGGCGCTGCTCGGGGCGCCGTTCCTGATCCGCATCGCGCAGAAGGTGAACGCGGGGAGCGGGGGATGA
- a CDS encoding ABC transporter substrate-binding protein, with amino-acid sequence MGSKGEALGRSRAKPWWGAGQRPAKLAFVLAVLLSPPARAAGVVSLNLCADQFLLLLAPEQALAVTQLAREPSMSVVAGIAPHVPAVRADAEAVLRLRPDLVLAGRFGAQTTLALLERRGLRVERIDMPQDFPAIRAETRRLAALLGVPARGEALLADMETRLAVVPPERRPRAVMLQARGYVAAPGSLPDSVLRAAGLEDVGAGGQPGLEALVAHPPELLVTATAPAFPSMATDVLRHPALAAIPRREVAPALLLCGGPWTARAVQALAR; translated from the coding sequence ATGGGTTCCAAGGGCGAAGCCCTTGGTCGGTCCAGGGCGAAGCCCTGGTGGGGCGCGGGGCAACGCCCCGCCAAACTGGCTTTCGTCCTTGCCGTCCTTCTGTCGCCACCAGCGCGTGCCGCCGGCGTGGTGTCGCTCAATCTCTGTGCCGACCAGTTCCTGCTGCTGCTGGCGCCGGAGCAGGCGCTCGCGGTGACGCAACTCGCGCGCGAGCCCTCGATGTCGGTGGTCGCCGGCATTGCACCGCATGTGCCGGCGGTCCGCGCCGATGCCGAGGCGGTGCTGCGGTTGCGTCCGGATCTGGTGCTGGCGGGCCGGTTCGGCGCCCAGACCACGCTGGCGCTGCTGGAGCGGCGCGGCCTGCGGGTGGAGCGGATCGACATGCCGCAGGACTTCCCGGCGATCCGCGCCGAGACGCGCCGCCTCGCCGCTCTGCTGGGCGTGCCGGCGCGCGGCGAGGCGCTGCTGGCCGACATGGAAACGCGTCTTGCCGTGGTGCCGCCGGAGCGCAGGCCGCGCGCGGTCATGCTGCAGGCCCGTGGCTACGTGGCCGCGCCGGGCTCGCTGCCCGACAGCGTGCTGCGCGCCGCCGGGCTGGAGGATGTTGGCGCCGGCGGCCAGCCGGGGCTAGAGGCGCTGGTGGCGCATCCGCCGGAGCTGCTGGTGACGGCCACTGCCCCGGCCTTTCCGTCGATGGCGACGGATGTGCTGCGTCATCCGGCCCTGGCCGCGATTCCGCGCCGGGAGGTCGCCCCGGCGCTGCTGCTGTGCGGCGGTCCATGGACGGCGCGGGCGGTGCAGGCGCTGGCGCGATGA
- a CDS encoding cation diffusion facilitator family transporter, with protein sequence MIQAERMAAGSIAVGVVVLGLKLLAWQLTGSAALFSDAAESVVNVVAAGFAFFALRFAAKPADANHPYGHHKAEFFSAVIEGVLIVLAAISILNEAWRAFLHPEPLDAPLLGVGVNMLATVLNASWGSLLVRAGRQQRSPALVGDGKHLLADVVTSVGVVFGVGLVVLTGLPWLDPLVAALTAVYILGSGTFLIRDSVGGLMDAAPPFEIVERIRQLVARHAVGALEAHDLRMRHAGRVTFLEFHLVVPGSMTVAEAHEICDRTEAALKAEVHDMTITIHVEPEGKAKHHGVIVL encoded by the coding sequence GTGATACAGGCAGAACGCATGGCGGCCGGCAGCATCGCCGTGGGCGTGGTGGTGCTCGGGCTGAAGCTCCTGGCCTGGCAATTGACCGGCAGCGCGGCCCTGTTCTCCGACGCGGCGGAATCCGTGGTGAACGTCGTCGCCGCCGGCTTCGCTTTCTTCGCCCTGCGCTTTGCCGCCAAGCCGGCCGATGCCAACCATCCCTATGGTCACCACAAGGCCGAGTTCTTCTCGGCGGTGATCGAGGGCGTGCTGATCGTGCTGGCGGCGATCTCGATCCTGAACGAGGCGTGGCGCGCCTTCCTCCATCCCGAGCCACTCGACGCCCCCCTGCTGGGGGTGGGCGTGAACATGCTCGCGACCGTGCTGAACGCCAGCTGGGGCAGCCTGCTGGTCCGCGCCGGACGGCAGCAGCGTTCGCCCGCGCTGGTGGGCGACGGCAAGCACCTGCTGGCCGACGTGGTGACCTCGGTGGGGGTGGTGTTCGGCGTGGGGCTGGTCGTGCTCACCGGCCTGCCCTGGCTCGATCCGCTGGTGGCGGCGCTGACCGCGGTCTACATCCTGGGCTCCGGCACCTTCCTGATCCGCGATTCCGTGGGCGGGCTGATGGACGCCGCCCCGCCGTTCGAGATCGTCGAGCGCATCCGCCAGTTGGTGGCCCGGCACGCGGTCGGCGCGCTGGAGGCGCACGACCTGCGCATGCGCCACGCCGGGCGCGTGACCTTCCTGGAATTCCACCTTGTGGTGCCGGGGAGCATGACCGTCGCCGAGGCGCACGAGATCTGCGACCGCACCGAAGCGGCCCTGAAGGCCGAGGTGCACGACATGACCATCACCATCCACGTCGAGCCCGAGGGCAAGGCCAAGCATCACGGCGTCATCGTGCTTTGA
- a CDS encoding retroviral-like aspartic protease family protein produces MAVLALAALLGACAGPQPGPVACAPQPEAELELEFRRGVPVVTARLDGHPATLILDTGAAGSLVTREAAERLALRPDQTLLYFSTAIGGAAFGRGVRVGRMELGALVWRDHPLVVGDFMLRGWGGQPPDGLLGNDVLEDFDVDLDLGLGRVALFRPCARSAPPWDEPWTMLVAPAAAPNRRLVYVPAELDGRDVVGFLDSGAMVTVVDRKAAHAVGVSEAALAMDPGIALQGAAPVDVVARVHRFRRLRIGPDSADSPLLLVAELPPDHGDLLVGVGYLHARRVFISFGARKVFVSVPGSP; encoded by the coding sequence ATGGCCGTGCTGGCGCTTGCGGCGCTGCTGGGGGCCTGCGCGGGGCCGCAGCCCGGGCCGGTCGCCTGTGCCCCGCAGCCCGAGGCCGAGCTGGAGCTGGAGTTTCGCCGCGGCGTGCCGGTGGTGACGGCACGGCTGGATGGCCATCCGGCGACGCTGATCCTGGACACCGGGGCCGCGGGGTCGCTGGTGACGCGCGAGGCGGCGGAGCGGCTGGCGCTGCGGCCCGACCAGACGCTGCTTTATTTCAGCACTGCGATCGGCGGCGCCGCCTTTGGCCGCGGCGTGCGGGTCGGGCGGATGGAGCTGGGGGCGCTGGTCTGGCGCGACCATCCCCTGGTGGTGGGCGATTTCATGCTGCGCGGCTGGGGCGGGCAGCCGCCGGATGGGTTGCTCGGCAACGACGTGCTGGAGGATTTCGACGTCGATCTCGACCTGGGGCTTGGCCGGGTCGCGCTGTTTCGTCCCTGCGCCCGCAGCGCGCCGCCCTGGGACGAGCCCTGGACCATGCTCGTGGCGCCGGCGGCGGCGCCGAACCGGCGGCTGGTCTATGTGCCGGCGGAGCTGGACGGGCGGGACGTGGTCGGTTTCCTCGATTCCGGGGCGATGGTGACGGTGGTGGACCGCAAGGCGGCGCATGCGGTCGGCGTGAGCGAGGCGGCGCTTGCCATGGATCCGGGCATCGCGCTGCAGGGGGCGGCCCCGGTCGATGTCGTGGCCCGGGTGCATCGCTTCCGCCGTCTGCGCATCGGTCCGGACAGCGCCGACTCGCCGCTGCTGCTGGTGGCGGAGCTGCCGCCCGACCATGGGGACCTGCTGGTGGGCGTGGGCTACCTGCACGCGCGGCGCGTGTTCATTTCTTTTGGCGCGCGCAAGGTATTCGTGAGCGTGCCCGGCTCGCCCTGA
- a CDS encoding retroviral-like aspartic protease family protein: MRNSLVPAVALLLSLLSACAGPPREGCGLTASRELPLSPLGPFRGVPSTINGVPALLVVDTGAGHTVISDGTARRAGVVPDLQRLVRSTGIGGTSVFPTGQVERMSLGGVPVLRPVVTIMPGVPIADGNLGMDILGDADLDIDMPAGRLTLHHGRLCPDEAPPWTARATELETVAQEPRAASPAARPRLLLAVMELDGRQALAMLDTGAGRSVVSRAFVGRLGVDAAALAQRPGVVIAGLSTETGEGRIWQFGQARIGSDILPAPALVVADLHGAAFDVLLGMDYLGQRRVWISYGARRILVARP; encoded by the coding sequence ATGCGAAACTCCCTGGTTCCGGCCGTCGCGCTGCTGCTGTCGCTGCTCTCGGCCTGCGCGGGGCCACCGAGGGAAGGCTGCGGCCTCACTGCCAGCCGGGAGCTGCCGCTGTCCCCTCTCGGGCCGTTTCGTGGCGTGCCCTCGACGATCAACGGGGTTCCGGCGTTGCTGGTGGTGGATACCGGTGCCGGCCACACCGTGATCTCGGATGGCACCGCGCGGCGGGCCGGGGTGGTGCCGGACCTGCAGCGCCTGGTGCGGTCCACCGGCATCGGCGGCACCAGCGTGTTCCCGACCGGCCAGGTCGAGCGCATGAGCCTCGGCGGCGTGCCGGTGCTGCGGCCGGTCGTCACCATCATGCCCGGCGTGCCCATCGCCGACGGCAATCTCGGCATGGACATCCTGGGCGATGCCGACCTCGACATCGACATGCCGGCGGGCCGGCTGACGCTGCATCACGGCCGGCTGTGCCCGGACGAAGCGCCGCCATGGACCGCACGGGCGACCGAACTGGAGACCGTCGCGCAGGAGCCGCGCGCCGCTTCCCCGGCCGCCCGGCCGCGCCTGCTGCTGGCGGTGATGGAGCTGGACGGACGACAGGCGCTGGCGATGCTGGACACCGGCGCGGGGCGCTCGGTGGTGTCGCGCGCCTTCGTCGGGCGCCTGGGGGTGGACGCGGCGGCGCTGGCGCAACGGCCGGGCGTCGTCATCGCCGGCCTGTCCACCGAGACCGGCGAGGGCCGGATCTGGCAGTTCGGGCAGGCCCGGATCGGCTCCGACATCCTGCCCGCGCCCGCGCTGGTGGTGGCCGACCTGCATGGCGCGGCGTTCGACGTGCTGCTCGGGATGGACTACCTGGGGCAACGGCGCGTCTGGATTTCGTATGGCGCAAGACGCATTCTTGTCGCGCGTCCATAG
- a CDS encoding 23S rRNA (pseudouridine(1915)-N(3))-methyltransferase RlmH: MRIIAVGRIGRGPEAELFARYAGRVRPALQLTELAEARGSTGEIRRREAEALLAALPASAFAVALDLGGSMPDTEAFAAQFGRWLEAGRPVCFLIGGAEGLDRAVLDRADAVLSLGRLTWPHMLARVMLAEQIFRARAIAAGHPYHRAGRP, translated from the coding sequence CTGCGCATCATCGCGGTCGGCCGCATCGGGCGTGGCCCGGAGGCCGAGCTGTTCGCGCGCTACGCCGGGCGGGTGCGCCCGGCGCTGCAACTGACCGAGCTGGCCGAAGCCAGGGGCAGTACCGGCGAGATCCGCCGGCGCGAGGCCGAGGCGCTGCTGGCGGCGCTGCCGGCTTCGGCCTTCGCGGTGGCGCTCGATCTCGGTGGCTCCATGCCCGACACCGAGGCCTTCGCCGCCCAGTTCGGGCGCTGGCTGGAAGCCGGCCGGCCGGTCTGTTTCCTGATCGGCGGGGCGGAGGGGCTGGACCGGGCGGTGCTGGACCGGGCCGATGCGGTGCTGTCGCTCGGGCGGCTGACCTGGCCGCACATGCTGGCGCGGGTGATGCTGGCCGAGCAGATCTTCCGGGCCAGGGCGATTGCGGCGGGGCATCCCTATCACCGGGCCGGCCGCCCCTGA